The Pungitius pungitius chromosome 8, fPunPun2.1, whole genome shotgun sequence genome has a window encoding:
- the LOC119230023 gene encoding LOW QUALITY PROTEIN: PAK4-inhibitor inka2 (The sequence of the model RefSeq protein was modified relative to this genomic sequence to represent the inferred CDS: deleted 2 bases in 1 codon) — protein MLCLGDSSDCLREQMQCVARSLHDLKRMSRPRPLSEPCARSFAVARLCKQRAQQERVARLRVPDASEAGTYDSACCLRSPLEEEEEEEEEQRGRLAQGSPSSEKSVDFDSGYSEASWQDEGVVLRRTRNVRVSSSACLRTNRGPSGRVRPKSTSDACLERWTSFEASNSEDWTTSLLSRSRNRQPLVLGDNSFADLIKNWMDLPECPEPAEPKPSAGGGGAAARLAAKDMLTNMRRRLAGASKSVEAGGRPADAEASKRMSCPVGLQVLKPFFHQSHTGLHRPDSDVYRFTALTKTGSRQPVLCNDVIGYF, from the exons ATG ctgtgTTTAGGAGACTCCTCTGACTGCCTCCGGGAGCAGATGCAGTGCGTGGCGAGATCCCTGCACGACCTGAAGCGGATGAGCCGGCCGAGGCCCCTGAGCGAGCCCTGCGCCCGCTCCTTCGCTGTGGCACGACTCTGCAAACAGAGGGCCCAGCAGGAGCGAGTCGCTCGCCTGCGCGTCCCTGACGCCAGCGAAGCCGGCACGTATGACTCTGCCTGCTGCCTGCGCAGCCccctggaagaagaagaagaggaggaggaggagcagcgtggACGCTTGGCCCAAGGCTCCCCGAGCAGTGAAAAGAGTGTGGACTTTGACTCGGGTTACTCCGAGGCCTCCTGGCAGGATGAAGGCGTGGTGCTGAGGAGGACCAGGAACGTTCGAGTCTCCTCCTCCGCGTGCCTCCGCACCAACAGGGGACCCTCCGGCCGAGTCCGGCCCAAGTCGACCTCGGACGCCTGCCTGGAGCGCTGGACCTCGTTTGAGGCGAGCAACTCGGAGGACTGGACGACGTCGCTGCTGAGCCGCAGCAGAAACCGACAGCCTCTGGTCCTCGGGGACAACAGCTTCGCCGACCTCATAAAGAACTGGATGGACCTACCCGAGTGTCCCGAGCCAGCAGAGCCCAAGcccagcgcggggggggggggtgccgccgcc cgcctggcCGCCAAAGACATGTTGACAAACATGCGGCGCAGGTTGGCGGGAGCGTCTAAAAGtgtggaggcgggggggcggccTGCAGACGCGGAGGCGTCCAAGCGGATGTCCTGTCCGGTGGGACTGCAGGTTCTCAAACCTTTCTTTCACCAGTCGCACACGGGCCTCCATCGGCCCGACTCGGACGTCTACAGGTTCACCGCCCTGACCAAGACGGGCAGCCGGCAGCCCGTCTTGTGCAATGACGTCATCGGGTACTTTTAA